The genomic interval AAAGGAGAAACCGTCATGCACAGCGCGACGATCCGCCACAAAATCCTGACGATTCCGGGCCTTCACAACAGCGGCCCGACCCACTGGCAGAGCCTGTGGGAGCATAAGTTTCCGGGCAGCGAGCGAATCGAACTCGGCCGCTGGGACAATCCCGACAAGGATGAATGGGTCCGGCAAATCGACACCGCGATCGCGGCCGAGAGCGAGCCGGTGCTCGTCGCGGCGCACAGCCTTGGCTGCCACGCCTTCGCCCACTGGTTCGCCGACGCGAGCGCGGTCACGCGAACGCGCATCGCCGGCGCGCTGCTCGTCGCGCCGCCCGACCTCGGCCGGCTGCGGCACCAGCATGGCGCGCTGAATTTCGCCGACTCGCCCGCGTTCACGTCGCGCATACCGATGATCGTCGTCGCCAGCGACAATGATCATTATGCCAAGACCGCGCATGTCTGGCGCCTCGCCCGCCACTGGGATGCGCGCTTCGTCAACGCCGGGCCATTCGGTCATATCAATGCCGACTCGGGGATCGGCGACTGGCCTTATGGACAGTATCTCCTCGCATCGTTACAACCCGCGCCGACGCCGGCGCTGGCGGACGAGGCCCTCTGGCTGCGCGCCGGGGACTGGCCGAATCGCGTCCGCCGCGACCCGCGGTTCGAATTCAAGGAAAGAGCGCACCGATCATGAAAGCCAATTCGATCCTAGATACCATCGGGAACACGCCGCACATCCGCATGGCAAAGCTGTTCCCCGACGCCGAAGTCTGGGTGAAGTCGGAACGCAGCAATCCCGGCGGGTCGATCAAGGACCGGATCGGCCTCGCGATGATCGAGGCGGCCGAGCGCGACGGCAGCCTGAACACCGGCGGCACCATCGTCGAGCCGACGTCGGGGAATACCGGCATCGGCCTCGCGATGGCGGCCGCGGTCAAGGGCTACAAGCTGATCCTCGTCATGCCTGAAAGCATGTCGATCGAACGCCGCCGCCTGATGCTCGCCTATGGCGCGACCTTCGACCTCACGCCGCGCGAAAAGGGCATGAAGGGCGCGATCGAGCGCGCGATCGAGCTCGTCGAGACGACGCCGGGCGCCTGGATGCCCCAGCAGTTCGAGAATGAAGCGAACATCGACGTCCATGTCCGCACGACGGGCCCCGAAATCCTCGCCGATTTCAAGGATACGCCGATTGACGTGCTGATCACCGGCGTCGGCACCGGCGGCCATATCACCGGCGTCGCGCAGTTCCTGAAAGAATATTGGCCGAACCTCAAGGTCTTCGCGGTCGAGCCGACCCTGTCTCCCGTCATTTCGGGGGGGCAACCCGGGCCGCACCCGATTCAGGGCCTTGGCGCCGGCTTCATCCCGCGCAACCTCCACACCGACCTTCTCGACGGCGTGATCAAGGTCGAGGCGGCCGACGCCAAGCAATGGGCGCTTCGCGCCGCGACCGAGGAAGGCATGCTCATCGGTATCTCGTCGGGCGCGACGCTCGCCGCGATCGATCAGAAGCTCGCGGAGCTTCCGCCGGGCAGCCGCGTGCTCGGTTTCAATTACGACACCGGGGAGCGTTACCTGTCGGTTCCCGATTTCCTGCCGGAGATCTGAGCCCTCGCGATGCGCCTTGACGGCGATCAACCCGTGCCGCTGCGGCGCGACTGGACGGGCTGGCTGTTCGTCCTGCTCGCCGTCGCGGCGGTCACCGGCGTGCTGTACGCCAATGGCGAAAGGGACGGCGCGCGCTATATCGCGCGGCCGCATCCGGTGGCGCCGCCCGCCGACGTCGTCCCCGACGCGCCGCCGATGGAGCTCGCGCCAGTGACCGAGGCCGACGCGCGCGCGCAGAATGCGAAGATTGCGCTGATCACCAAAGGCTTCGTCGCCGCGCGGCCCTTCGTCTATACCGGCGGGGGCGACGCCAAGGCGCGCGCGCGCGACTGCCTGGCCGCCGCGATGCTCTATGAGGCGGGCGACGATGCCAGGGGACAGCAAGCGGTCGGACAGGTCGTGATCAACCGCGCCCGCCACCCCGCCTTCCCCAAATCGATCTGCGGCGTCGTGTTCCAGGGATCGGAGCGCGCGACCGGCTGTCAGTTCACCTTCACCTGCGACGGCGCCCTGAGCCGCCGCTACTCGGACGCGGCGTGGCAACGCGCGCGCAATAACGCCGATCTGATGCTGGCGGGCGGGACTTATCCGGCCGTCGGGCTCGCCACCCATTATCACACCGACTGGGTGCGCCCCTATTGGAGCGACAGCCTCGAGAAGATCGCGATCGTCGATACGCATCTCTTCTTCCGCTGGCCGGGCTATTGGGGAACGCCCGGCGCCTTTCGCGGCGCCGTATCGGGCAGCGACGGGCCGGTGGCGAAGCTCGCGGCGATTTCGCCGCTCCACGCCATCGCGCTCGGCCTGCCGACCGACGTCGCGCCCGCCGATGCCAATGCGGCGGTGGGCGAAGCCCGCGTCGTCATCGGCGCCGGCGCGGCGGCGGGCCGCGACACCATCTATACCCAGCTCGACCGCAAGGCCGCGCCCGAAAGCTTCGTGACCACCGCGCTGCGCCTTTGCGGCGACAAGCCCTATTGCAAATTCATGGGCTGGACCAACCCGACCCTGAAGCCCGACAGCGACGCGATGACCGACACGCAGCGCGCCGCGATGAGTTTTTCCTACCTCCGCGACGACAAGGCGGGGTTCGAAAAGGCGCTGTGGAACTGCAGCGAATATAAGCGCGACGACACGCGCCAGTGCATGAAGCGGTAGCGGCGGCGTTCCGATAGCGGCTGCTTTGGGTGGAGAGCTGCCGTTGATCCAAATCAGGCCCTCCCCTTCAGGGGAGGGCGGCGAGACTTGCCAGCTTGCTGGCTTAGTCGCAGCGGGTGGGGGCCATCGGCCTCGCACAAGGCCGACAGCCCCCACCCCAACCCCTCCCCTGAAGGGGAGGGGCTTGTTTTTCAGCTATGTCCGTAACCAGCCGGTTTCAGCCTCTCGTCATCCCGGACCTGATCCGGGATCCATTCTTCCCGACGCCCGCGTGAATGGCCCCCGGGTCAAGCCCGGGGTGACGATGTAAGATGGGCCAGCCTCCGGTCGAAAACCGCCCTCTTTCTCACGGAATCGCGTAGGTCACATTCGCCTGCCCGACGGGCCGGTCGGCATCGTCGGTCCATATCCGCACGTCCATCACCGCAAGCCGCTTGCCGAGCCGCAGCATAGATGCGTCGGCGAAGAGCGGCCCCGGACGGCACGGGCGCAGGAACTGGTAATTGAGCGCGCTCGTCACCGCCATCGCGACCGGGCCGATATGCGCGAGGACGAGCGCATAGGCCGCCATGTCGGCAAAGCCCATCTGCGTCGGGCCCGAGATCAGCCCGCCGGGGCGCAGCGCCTTGTCATTCGGGTCCATCCGCGCCTGAATGTGCCCCGGAGCCGCCGATATCACATAGCCGCGCGAACCCGGCTCGGAATGCGGAAACGCCTGCTTCATGAACTCGTTGAGCACGTCCGCGTCCAAACGGATCGCGCTCGACGATATGGGTGCGACCTCTCCCCCCATCGGCTTAGCGCGACAGCTTCTTGTAGGTCGTCGCGTGCGGGCGCGTCGCGCCTTCGCCCAGACGGCGGATCTTGTCCTCTTCATAGGATTCGAAATTGCCTTCGAACCATTCGACATGGCTGTCGCCTTCGAACGCGAGGATGTGCGTCGCAAGACGGTCGAGGAAGAAGCGGTCGTGGCTGATGACCACCGCGCAGCCCGCGAAATTCTCGAGCGCTTCCTCGAGCGCCGCGAGCGTTTCGGTGTCGAGGTCGTTGGTCGGTTCGTCGAGTAGCAGCACGTTGCCGCCCTGCTTCAGCATCTTCGCCATATGAACGCGGTTGCGTTCGCCGCCCGACAGCTGGCCGACCTTCTTCTGCTGGTCGGTGCCCTTGAAGTTGAAGGCGCCGACATAGGCGCGCGTCTGCATCTCGTGCTTGCCGATCGACATCATGTCGTGGCCGCCCGAGATTTCCTCCCAGACATTCTTGTTCGGATCGAGCGCGTCGCGGCTCTGGTCGACATAGCCGAGGCGGACGGTGTCGCCGATCGACACGCTGCCATTGTCGGGCTGTTCCTGCCCGGTGATCAGCTTGAACAGGGTCGACTTGCCCGCGCCATTCGGCCCGATGACGCCGACGATACCGCCCGGCGGCAGCGTGAAGGACAGATCCTCGAACAGCAGCTTGTCGCCATAGGCCTTCGAGATATTATTGACCTCGATCACCTTGCCGCCGAGGCGCTCGGGCACCTGGATGACGATCTGCGCCTTGCCGGGGGCGCGGTTTTCCTGCGCCTCGACGAGCTGGTCGAAGCTCTTGATACGCGCCTTCGACTTGGCCTGGCGGGCCTTCGGCGACTGCCGGATCCATTCGAGCTCGTCCTTGATCGCCTTCTGGCGCCCCTGGTCCTCGCGCGCTTCCTGTTCGAGGCGCTTGCCCTTCTTTTCGAGATAGGTCGAATAATTGCCTTCATAGACGAAGTAGCGGCCGCGATCGAGTTCGAGGATCCAGTTCACGACATTGTCGAGGAAATAGCGATCGTGGGTGACGAGGATGACGTTGCCCGGATAATCGACGAGATGCTTTTCGAGCCACGCGACGCTCTCGGCGTCGAGGTGGTTGGTCGGTTCGTCGAGCAGCAGGATCGAGGGCTTTTCGAGCAGCAGACGGGTCAGCGCGATGCGGCGCTTTTCGCCGCCCGACAGATTCTCGACGCTCCAATCGCCGGGCGGGCAGCGCAGCGCCTCCATCGCGATTTCGAGCTGGTTGTCGAGCGTCCAGCCGTCGACCGCGTCGATCTTTTCCTGCAGCTCGCCCATTTCGGTCATCAGCGCGTCGAAATCGGCGTCCTCGGGCGGATCGGCCATCAGTGCGCTGATCTCGTTGAAGCGGTCGAGCATGTCGGCGACGGGGCGGACGCCGTCCATGACATTCTCCTTGACCGTCTTATTGGGATCGAGCTGCGGCTCCTGCGCCAGATAGCCGACGGTGATGCCCTCGCCCGGCCAGGCTTCGCCCGCGAAATCCTTGTCGATGCCCGCCATGATCTTCATCAGCGTCGACTTGCCGGTGCCGTTCGGGCCGACGATGCCGATCTTGGCGTCGGGATAGAATTGCAGGCTGAGATTGTTGAGCGTCGGCTTCTGCGCGCCGGGATAGGTCTTGGTCAGACCCTTCATCACGAAACTATATTGGGCGGCCATGGGCTATGCTCCGAATGCTGGCTGGGCCGCGCGGTGCGGCCGGGAGAGATATTGCGCGCCGGTTAGCGAATGGGGGCGCGATTGGCAATCGGCGCTTGCCCGGAACCGGAGCGCACCGCTAGGAAAGCGCCCATGCACATCATCCGCCCTGCCTGCCTCGCCGGCATCGCCGCCCTCCTCCTCTCCACCAGCCTCACCGTCGGTGCGTCCGCCTCGACCCAGCCGTCGCCAAGCGCGGTCGACCTCGCGCAGCAGGGCGACGACCCCGCTTGGGCGATCACCGAGGCGCTGACCACCGAAATCGGGCCGCGGCAGGCGGCCACCGAGGCTGAAGCCGCAGCGCGGCGCTGGGCGGTCGCACGGCTTACGGCCATGGGGTTCCAGAATGTCCGTGAAGAGCCGTTCATGATGCCGACCTGGGTGCGCGGCGCCGAAGAAGCCTCGCTGATCGGCCCGTTCCAGCCGCAAAAGCTGCACATCACGGCGCTCGGCACCAGCGCCTCGACCGGCCCCGGGGGCCTGGAAGGCGAAATCGTCTATTTCGAAAGCTATGACGCGCTCGTCGCGGCGCCCGACCATCAGGTTAAGGGCAAGATCGTCTTCATCGATCATCAGATGAAGGCCGCACAGGACGGAAGCGGCTACGGCCAATACGGCCGCGCGCGCTTTATCGGCGCCAATGTCGCGGCCAAGAAGGGCGCGATTGCAACGGTGATCCGCTCGATCGGGACCGACAGCCATCGCGCGCCGCACACCGGCGGCACCAATTTCGAGACCGGGGTAAAGCCGATCCCGGCGGGCGCGCTCTCCAATCCCGACGCCGACCAGCTCGTCCGCCAATGGAAACGCGTGCGCACGGGTGGCGCCGGACCGCTGCGGATGAAGTTGCTCCTGACCCCGAAGAATCTCGGTCAGCAGCGTTCAGGCAACGTCATCGCCGAAGTCCCGGGCAGCGACCCCGCCGCGAGCCCGGTCATCATCGCCTGCCATCTCGACAGCTGGGACCTCGGCACCGGCGCGATCGACGACGCGGCGGGCTGCGGCATCATCACCGCCGCCGCCAAGCATGTGATGACGGCGGGCCAGCCGCGCCGCACGATCCGCATATTGTGGGCGGGCGCCGAAGAGGTCGGCGTGTTCGGCGGCAAGGCCTATTTCGACGCGCACGGCAAAGAGAAGCATGCGGTCGCGCTCGAATCCGACTTCGGCGCCGATCGCGTGTGGCGCATCGATTTCAAGCTGCCCGACAGCGCCAAGGCTCTTTCGGATCGGCTCGCGGCCGCGGTGATGCCTTTCGGCGTCGTGCGCGGCCGGCAGCCGGCGAACGGCGGCGCCGACATCGGCGCGCTCGTTCGGGCGGGCGTTCCGGCGGTCGATCTGGCCCAGGATGGGACGCGTTATTTCGACCTGCACCACACGCCTGACGACACGCTCGACAAGATCGACCCTGTCCAATTGCGGCAGAATGTGGTGGTCTGGAGCGCGGTTCTGGCGATTCTCGCGAACAGCGAGGATAGCGAACTTCCGTGACGGTTACGGATAAATGACAGATTCCCGCGCGCGCCGGCCATCTCAATTATTTTTGTTGACGATTCACGCGGAAAGGCTAAATCCCGCCGCTCGCGGTACGGGAAGTTTTCCCGGACGCGGAAAGGCATTTTAGGGAGCCCACACATCATGAAGAAGTTTGCTGCTATCGCCGTTGCTGCCAGCATGTTCGCCCTCGCCGCTTGCGGTGAAAAGGCTGCTGAAGAAGCCACCACCGAAGCTCCGGCCGCTGAAGCGGTTGCTGAAGAAGGCGCCGACGCCGCTGCTGCCGGCGCCGAAGCCGCTGCCGCTGGTGCCGACGCTGCTGCCGCTGGCGCCGAAGCCGCTGCTCCGGCCGACGCCGCTGCGACCGCTGAAGCTCCGGCTGCCGACGCCGCTGCTGCTCCGGCCGAAGAAGCCAAGTAAGTCGCAGCCCTTCGGGGCATCGACCGAAACGAAAAAGGACGGTCTTCCTTCGGGAAGGCCGTCTTTTTTTGCGCTGTAGGGTTTCGGAGTTATGGAGATGAGAGAAGAGTGAGTTAGAGACCGCCTCCTTCACCGCAGGCGCCTTATCCGCCTGTTTGACGCCTCGGAGTCACCGGTGACACGCATCTTGCTTACGCGTTTCGTTCAAATTGCCGCAGCGGCTCTGTCATTCACCGCGCCGGCAGCATCGCCCGCTTCCGGCTTGGGCGGCGAGTCCGCGGCCGCGCCGTTTGACGCGGCATCGCTACCGCGCTCGATCGGGCCGCGAATTATCGCCATCGGTGAATCCTCGCACGGTAACGAGGATATGCTTCAAGCCCGCAATCGGCTCATCATGCAACTTGTCGATCGGGAGGCAATATCATGGGTCGCGCTCGAGACGGGATATGCCGAGGCGCGATTGCTCGACCGCTTTGTCAGAGGCGATGCCGGCGAGCCGGAAGAGGTCGCCACGCGCGGGTTCACATCAGGTTTTGGCAAGCTGGCCGGCAATGTTTCCCTCCTACGGGAGTTGCGGGCGGCCAATCTGACGCGATCGGAGCAGCAGCGGGTCGGAATCATCGGGATTGATCTGAGCCTCGGCGGCCCGCTCGCCAGCGCGCCGACGATGGCGCCGGCGATGTGCGCCTTGGAAGGGGTAGAAAATCCCATGCGCCGAGAAGCACTGACGAGGAAATTCGCCGACGCTGTGAAACCAGGCTTGGCTGGCCCCTCCGTAACAGATGAACAGAAAGCCGCTTTTCGCAAGGTCAATGATCGGCTTCAGGCTTCGTTGGCACCGACCGCCTCGTTCGAGGCGCGTGCATGCGCCCGGATTGTTGCGCAGAGTGCTGCTGTTCTTGATGCGCTACCCAAGGTGGTCACGCCCGGATCGATCCCGTCTGACGCATGGATATCCGTTTCGCGCCGGGACGAGGCTATGGCAGCGAACGCGTTAGCCGCTTTCCGGCGGTCGACCGACAAAAGCGTGCTGTTGTTTGCGCATACAAGCCATGTGTTGAAATCGCCCCGACGCGGCGGGCAATGGAGCACCCAGGCCCGCCCGCCACGGAGCATGGGCGAGGTTTTGCAAGAGCGCCTTCGCGGCAGATACACGGTCATAGCGCAGATCGAGCGAGCGCCGGCGAGCGGCGCGGCGGCTCCGGATCTGGTCGACGCGCTGGCAATCAAGTGCGCCGGGCCATGCGTCGTCCTCGTTCCTGAGCGGTGGAAGGAAGAGGGGCCGGCGTTCCGCATCGGCATAAACGGTATCGACGAACAGATCGTCGATATCGACGCTGCGGACGGCTTCCTGCTCGTTCCGTCGAGGCCGAACGGCAGTTAATGGTCGGGGAGACAGGATTCGAACCTG from uncultured Sphingopyxis sp. carries:
- the ettA gene encoding energy-dependent translational throttle protein EttA → MAAQYSFVMKGLTKTYPGAQKPTLNNLSLQFYPDAKIGIVGPNGTGKSTLMKIMAGIDKDFAGEAWPGEGITVGYLAQEPQLDPNKTVKENVMDGVRPVADMLDRFNEISALMADPPEDADFDALMTEMGELQEKIDAVDGWTLDNQLEIAMEALRCPPGDWSVENLSGGEKRRIALTRLLLEKPSILLLDEPTNHLDAESVAWLEKHLVDYPGNVILVTHDRYFLDNVVNWILELDRGRYFVYEGNYSTYLEKKGKRLEQEAREDQGRQKAIKDELEWIRQSPKARQAKSKARIKSFDQLVEAQENRAPGKAQIVIQVPERLGGKVIEVNNISKAYGDKLLFEDLSFTLPPGGIVGVIGPNGAGKSTLFKLITGQEQPDNGSVSIGDTVRLGYVDQSRDALDPNKNVWEEISGGHDMMSIGKHEMQTRAYVGAFNFKGTDQQKKVGQLSGGERNRVHMAKMLKQGGNVLLLDEPTNDLDTETLAALEEALENFAGCAVVISHDRFFLDRLATHILAFEGDSHVEWFEGNFESYEEDKIRRLGEGATRPHATTYKKLSR
- a CDS encoding PaaI family thioesterase, producing the protein MLNEFMKQAFPHSEPGSRGYVISAAPGHIQARMDPNDKALRPGGLISGPTQMGFADMAAYALVLAHIGPVAMAVTSALNYQFLRPCRPGPLFADASMLRLGKRLAVMDVRIWTDDADRPVGQANVTYAIP
- a CDS encoding M28 family peptidase, coding for MHIIRPACLAGIAALLLSTSLTVGASASTQPSPSAVDLAQQGDDPAWAITEALTTEIGPRQAATEAEAAARRWAVARLTAMGFQNVREEPFMMPTWVRGAEEASLIGPFQPQKLHITALGTSASTGPGGLEGEIVYFESYDALVAAPDHQVKGKIVFIDHQMKAAQDGSGYGQYGRARFIGANVAAKKGAIATVIRSIGTDSHRAPHTGGTNFETGVKPIPAGALSNPDADQLVRQWKRVRTGGAGPLRMKLLLTPKNLGQQRSGNVIAEVPGSDPAASPVIIACHLDSWDLGTGAIDDAAGCGIITAAAKHVMTAGQPRRTIRILWAGAEEVGVFGGKAYFDAHGKEKHAVALESDFGADRVWRIDFKLPDSAKALSDRLAAAVMPFGVVRGRQPANGGADIGALVRAGVPAVDLAQDGTRYFDLHHTPDDTLDKIDPVQLRQNVVVWSAVLAILANSEDSELP
- a CDS encoding cell wall hydrolase produces the protein MRLDGDQPVPLRRDWTGWLFVLLAVAAVTGVLYANGERDGARYIARPHPVAPPADVVPDAPPMELAPVTEADARAQNAKIALITKGFVAARPFVYTGGGDAKARARDCLAAAMLYEAGDDARGQQAVGQVVINRARHPAFPKSICGVVFQGSERATGCQFTFTCDGALSRRYSDAAWQRARNNADLMLAGGTYPAVGLATHYHTDWVRPYWSDSLEKIAIVDTHLFFRWPGYWGTPGAFRGAVSGSDGPVAKLAAISPLHAIALGLPTDVAPADANAAVGEARVVIGAGAAAGRDTIYTQLDRKAAPESFVTTALRLCGDKPYCKFMGWTNPTLKPDSDAMTDTQRAAMSFSYLRDDKAGFEKALWNCSEYKRDDTRQCMKR
- a CDS encoding alpha/beta hydrolase — encoded protein: MHSATIRHKILTIPGLHNSGPTHWQSLWEHKFPGSERIELGRWDNPDKDEWVRQIDTAIAAESEPVLVAAHSLGCHAFAHWFADASAVTRTRIAGALLVAPPDLGRLRHQHGALNFADSPAFTSRIPMIVVASDNDHYAKTAHVWRLARHWDARFVNAGPFGHINADSGIGDWPYGQYLLASLQPAPTPALADEALWLRAGDWPNRVRRDPRFEFKERAHRS
- the cysK gene encoding cysteine synthase A; the protein is MKANSILDTIGNTPHIRMAKLFPDAEVWVKSERSNPGGSIKDRIGLAMIEAAERDGSLNTGGTIVEPTSGNTGIGLAMAAAVKGYKLILVMPESMSIERRRLMLAYGATFDLTPREKGMKGAIERAIELVETTPGAWMPQQFENEANIDVHVRTTGPEILADFKDTPIDVLITGVGTGGHITGVAQFLKEYWPNLKVFAVEPTLSPVISGGQPGPHPIQGLGAGFIPRNLHTDLLDGVIKVEAADAKQWALRAATEEGMLIGISSGATLAAIDQKLAELPPGSRVLGFNYDTGERYLSVPDFLPEI
- a CDS encoding erythromycin esterase family protein; translation: MTRILLTRFVQIAAAALSFTAPAASPASGLGGESAAAPFDAASLPRSIGPRIIAIGESSHGNEDMLQARNRLIMQLVDREAISWVALETGYAEARLLDRFVRGDAGEPEEVATRGFTSGFGKLAGNVSLLRELRAANLTRSEQQRVGIIGIDLSLGGPLASAPTMAPAMCALEGVENPMRREALTRKFADAVKPGLAGPSVTDEQKAAFRKVNDRLQASLAPTASFEARACARIVAQSAAVLDALPKVVTPGSIPSDAWISVSRRDEAMAANALAAFRRSTDKSVLLFAHTSHVLKSPRRGGQWSTQARPPRSMGEVLQERLRGRYTVIAQIERAPASGAAAPDLVDALAIKCAGPCVVLVPERWKEEGPAFRIGINGIDEQIVDIDAADGFLLVPSRPNGS